Proteins encoded within one genomic window of Anabaena sphaerica FACHB-251:
- a CDS encoding polyribonucleotide nucleotidyltransferase, producing MAEVDKSISFDGRDIRLKVGLLAPQAGGSVLIQSGDTAVLVTATRSQAREGIDFLPLTVDYEERLYAAGRIPGGIMRREGRPPERAILTSRLIDRPLRPLFPSWLRDDLQVIAFTMSMDEQVPPDVLAVTGASIATLIAQIPFNGPMAAVRVGLVGDDFIINPTYAEIEAGDLDLIVAGSPDGVIMVEAGANQLPERDIIEAIDFGYEAVRDLIQAQLDLVEELGLKIVKEAPPEVDQTLENYIRDRANAEIKKILAQFELTKTERDAALDVVKDGIKAEIEALPEEDPIRVAATANSKALGNTFKDITKYFMRRQIVEDNVRVDGRKLDEVRPVSCQVDVLPKRVHGSGLFNRGLTQVLSCCTLGTPGDAQNLNDDLQVDQHKRYLHHYNFPPFSVGETKPMRAPGRREIGHGALAERAILPILPPKEQFPYVIRVVSEVLSSNGSTSMGSVCGSTLALMDAGVPILKPVSGAAMGLIKEGDEVRVLTDIQGIEDFLGDMDFKVAGTDAGITALQMDMKISGLSIDVIKQAIEQAKAARLHILDKMLQTIDTPRLETSPFAPRLLTIKIDPDMIGLVIGPGGKTIKGITEETGAKIDIEDDGTVTISAVDESRAKRARNIVQGMTRKLHEGDVYVGRVTRIIPIGAFVEFLPGKEGMIHISQLADYRVGKVEDEVAVGDEVIVKVREIDNKGRINLTRLGIHPDQAAAAREAAAVNR from the coding sequence ATGGCAGAAGTTGATAAGTCAATATCCTTTGATGGACGGGATATTCGGCTGAAGGTTGGACTGTTAGCCCCCCAAGCTGGTGGGTCGGTGTTGATACAATCGGGGGATACAGCTGTTTTAGTCACAGCTACGCGATCGCAAGCCAGAGAAGGCATTGATTTTCTTCCCCTCACGGTAGATTATGAAGAAAGATTGTATGCAGCGGGGAGAATCCCTGGTGGGATCATGCGCCGAGAAGGTCGTCCACCAGAAAGAGCGATTCTTACCAGTCGTCTGATCGACCGTCCCCTCCGTCCTCTGTTCCCTTCATGGTTACGGGATGATTTGCAAGTCATTGCTTTCACCATGTCAATGGATGAGCAAGTACCACCCGATGTGTTAGCTGTCACTGGTGCTTCTATTGCCACCCTGATTGCCCAAATTCCCTTTAATGGACCAATGGCAGCAGTGCGGGTAGGCTTAGTGGGTGATGATTTCATTATTAACCCCACTTATGCAGAAATTGAAGCTGGAGACTTGGATCTCATTGTCGCCGGTTCACCAGATGGTGTCATCATGGTGGAAGCGGGAGCAAATCAGCTACCAGAGCGAGATATTATCGAGGCGATTGATTTTGGTTACGAAGCAGTGCGGGATTTAATCCAAGCGCAGTTAGATTTAGTGGAAGAACTAGGTCTAAAAATTGTCAAAGAAGCACCACCGGAAGTAGACCAAACACTAGAAAACTATATCCGCGATCGCGCAAATGCTGAAATTAAAAAAATCCTAGCGCAATTTGAGTTAACCAAAACTGAACGTGATGCGGCTTTAGATGTTGTCAAAGATGGCATCAAAGCTGAAATAGAAGCCCTACCCGAAGAAGACCCAATTCGAGTAGCTGCTACAGCAAATAGTAAGGCACTTGGTAATACCTTTAAGGATATCACCAAATACTTTATGCGCCGTCAAATCGTTGAAGATAACGTGCGCGTTGATGGTCGCAAACTAGATGAAGTCCGTCCAGTTTCCTGCCAAGTTGACGTTTTACCCAAGCGGGTACATGGTAGCGGTTTATTTAACCGGGGACTAACCCAGGTCTTAAGCTGTTGCACTCTCGGCACACCAGGAGATGCCCAAAACCTCAATGATGATCTGCAAGTAGATCAACACAAGCGTTACCTGCATCATTACAATTTCCCCCCCTTCTCAGTTGGGGAAACCAAACCGATGCGTGCGCCAGGAAGACGGGAAATTGGTCACGGGGCTTTAGCAGAAAGAGCGATCTTACCGATATTACCGCCAAAAGAACAATTCCCCTACGTGATCCGCGTAGTTTCAGAAGTTCTTTCTTCTAACGGTTCCACCTCGATGGGTTCAGTCTGCGGTTCTACCCTCGCCCTCATGGATGCTGGTGTACCCATTCTTAAACCCGTCAGCGGTGCAGCAATGGGCTTGATTAAGGAAGGAGACGAAGTGCGCGTTCTCACCGATATTCAAGGCATTGAAGACTTTTTGGGTGACATGGACTTCAAGGTTGCAGGTACTGATGCTGGTATCACAGCTTTGCAAATGGATATGAAAATATCCGGTTTGTCTATAGACGTAATTAAACAAGCTATCGAGCAAGCTAAAGCTGCCCGGTTGCACATTCTGGACAAAATGCTCCAGACTATCGACACCCCACGTCTTGAAACCTCACCTTTTGCCCCACGCCTGTTGACGATCAAGATTGATCCCGACATGATTGGTTTAGTCATCGGGCCCGGAGGTAAAACCATCAAGGGAATTACTGAAGAAACTGGTGCAAAAATTGACATCGAAGATGATGGCACTGTCACCATTTCTGCTGTTGATGAAAGCAGAGCGAAAAGAGCTAGAAACATTGTCCAAGGCATGACTCGCAAGCTGCATGAAGGTGATGTTTACGTTGGTCGTGTGACACGGATTATACCTATTGGTGCGTTTGTGGAATTTCTGCCCGGAAAAGAAGGCATGATTCACATTTCTCAATTAGCTGACTATCGTGTTGGTAAAGTTGAAGATGAAGTAGCAGTCGGTGATGAAGTGATTGTCAAAGTGCGCGAAATTGACAATAAAGGTAGAATTAACCTGACACGCTTGGGTATACACCCAGATCAAGCAGCTGCTGCGCGGGAAGCTGCGGCGGTGAATCGTTAA
- a CDS encoding DEAD/DEAH box helicase → MAILHGIWLNKKHNNCLFVWGETWRTFQINIESITSAEIPLNPLAMSPTELNEWLEANNLALSQYLGNNQTSPITVSKLKPRKSATKTEKTIPTDSQIIASITNFIENDTVIYPVHSASLGIDLNSPQYLQPWRIEGFCLNPSAAVKFLTALPLSSTDSKDAFLGGDLRFWVQMARWSLDLISRCKFLPTIHQESHGSIVAKWQVLLDSAVDATRLEKFAAKMPLVCRTYQQDREDVYKLVVDLPEEPQELIWGFLNSIIDAQIRDMVGSQSPLENRLMMSLPPAVQQWLQALTGASKIINADAMGLERLEASLKAWTLPLQYQLTGKTSFRTCFQLHPPEEGKTDWILAYFLQAADDSEFLIDAKTIWNYPVEKLDYQNRTIEQPQETFLRGLGLASRLYPVIAPSLEAESPQFCQLTPMQAYEFIKSVAWRLEDSGLGVILPPSLANREGWANRLGLKISAEPPKKKQGRLGLQSLLNFQWQLAIGGQTISKAEFDKLVALKSPLVEINGEWVELRPQDIKTAQNFFASRKEQMSLSLEDALRISTGDTQVIEKLPVVSFEASGALQELVGALTNNQEIQPLPTPSNFRGQLRPYQERGAAWLAFLERWGLGACLADDMGLGKTIQFIAFLLHLQEQDALENPTLLVCPTSVLGNWEREVKKFAPTLKVLEYHGDKRPKGKAFTETANKHNLVITSYSLVQRDIKLLQTVNWQIIVLDEAQNVKNADAKQSQAVRQLETTFRIALTGTPVENRLQELWSILDFLNPGYLGNKQFFQRRFAMPIEKYGDTASLMQLRSLVQPFILRRLKTDKSIIQDLPEKQEMTVFCGLTSEQGQLYQQLVDESLVEIESAEGLQRRGMILALLVKLKQICNHPAQYLKESSLAKHHSAKLQRLEEMLEEVLAEENRALIFTQFAEWGKLLKPYLEKQLGREIFFLYGSTTKKQREEMIDRFQNDPQGPPIMILSLKAGGVGLNLTRANHVFHFDRWWNPAVENQATDRVFRIGQTKNVQVHKFVCTGTLEEKIHEMIESKKQLAEQVVGAGEEWLTELDTDQLRNLLLLDRNAIIDEDEE, encoded by the coding sequence ATGGCAATCCTACACGGTATTTGGTTGAACAAAAAACACAATAATTGTTTATTTGTATGGGGAGAAACTTGGCGTACTTTTCAGATTAACATTGAATCTATTACCTCAGCAGAAATACCATTAAATCCCTTGGCAATGTCACCAACGGAGTTAAATGAATGGCTTGAAGCAAATAATTTAGCACTTTCTCAATATCTGGGAAATAATCAAACATCGCCGATTACTGTTAGTAAATTAAAACCTCGTAAAAGTGCCACTAAAACAGAAAAAACTATACCTACCGACTCACAAATAATAGCGTCAATAACTAATTTTATAGAAAATGATACGGTAATTTATCCCGTGCATTCTGCTAGTTTAGGAATTGATCTCAATTCACCACAATATTTACAACCTTGGAGAATTGAAGGTTTTTGTCTAAACCCTAGCGCGGCGGTTAAATTTCTCACAGCTTTACCATTGAGTTCAACAGATAGTAAAGATGCCTTTTTGGGGGGAGATTTACGTTTTTGGGTACAAATGGCGCGTTGGAGTTTAGATTTAATTTCCCGCTGTAAGTTTTTACCCACTATTCACCAAGAATCACATGGTTCTATAGTTGCTAAATGGCAGGTACTTTTAGATAGTGCTGTAGATGCTACTCGATTAGAAAAATTTGCAGCCAAAATGCCCTTAGTTTGTCGTACTTATCAGCAAGATAGGGAAGATGTTTATAAGTTAGTAGTTGATTTACCTGAAGAACCACAAGAGTTAATTTGGGGATTTCTCAACAGTATTATAGATGCCCAAATCCGCGATATGGTTGGTTCTCAATCTCCCCTTGAGAATAGATTAATGATGTCTTTACCACCTGCTGTACAACAGTGGTTACAGGCTTTAACTGGGGCATCTAAAATAATTAATGCTGATGCAATGGGATTGGAAAGATTAGAAGCGTCCCTAAAAGCTTGGACTTTACCATTACAATATCAATTAACAGGAAAAACCTCATTTCGGACTTGTTTTCAACTGCATCCCCCAGAAGAAGGAAAAACAGATTGGATATTAGCTTATTTTCTGCAAGCAGCAGATGATTCAGAATTTTTAATAGATGCCAAAACTATTTGGAATTATCCAGTTGAAAAATTAGATTATCAAAATCGAACAATTGAACAACCCCAGGAAACATTTTTGCGGGGTTTGGGTTTAGCTTCTCGATTGTATCCAGTTATTGCACCCAGTTTAGAAGCCGAATCTCCGCAATTTTGTCAACTCACACCCATGCAAGCTTATGAATTTATCAAATCTGTAGCTTGGAGGTTAGAAGATAGCGGTTTAGGAGTAATTTTACCACCAAGTTTAGCTAACCGTGAAGGATGGGCTAACCGCTTAGGATTGAAAATTAGCGCCGAACCACCCAAGAAAAAACAGGGACGTTTGGGTTTACAAAGTCTGTTAAACTTTCAGTGGCAATTAGCAATTGGTGGACAGACAATTTCTAAAGCTGAGTTTGATAAATTAGTAGCTTTAAAAAGTCCTTTGGTAGAAATTAATGGTGAGTGGGTAGAACTGCGTCCTCAAGATATTAAAACTGCCCAAAACTTTTTTGCATCTCGTAAAGAACAGATGTCTTTATCATTAGAAGATGCTTTAAGAATTAGTACAGGAGATACTCAAGTAATTGAAAAATTACCTGTTGTTAGTTTTGAAGCTTCTGGTGCATTGCAAGAATTAGTTGGGGCTTTAACTAATAATCAAGAAATTCAACCTTTACCAACTCCTAGCAATTTTCGTGGACAATTACGACCTTATCAAGAACGAGGTGCGGCTTGGTTGGCTTTTCTGGAAAGGTGGGGTTTGGGTGCTTGTTTAGCGGACGATATGGGACTGGGAAAAACGATCCAATTCATCGCTTTCCTACTCCATCTCCAAGAACAAGATGCACTAGAAAACCCAACTCTCTTAGTTTGTCCCACTTCTGTTTTAGGTAATTGGGAAAGAGAAGTCAAGAAATTTGCTCCTACTTTGAAAGTTTTAGAATATCACGGTGATAAACGACCCAAAGGTAAGGCATTTACCGAAACCGCAAACAAACACAATTTAGTAATTACTAGTTACTCACTGGTGCAAAGAGATATTAAATTATTACAAACCGTTAATTGGCAGATAATTGTTTTAGATGAAGCTCAAAATGTCAAAAATGCAGATGCCAAACAATCTCAAGCAGTACGACAATTAGAAACTACATTTCGCATTGCTTTAACAGGAACTCCTGTAGAAAATAGATTGCAGGAATTATGGTCTATTTTAGATTTTCTCAATCCTGGTTATTTAGGTAATAAACAGTTTTTCCAAAGACGGTTTGCCATGCCCATTGAAAAGTATGGTGATACTGCTTCTTTGATGCAATTACGTTCATTAGTACAACCTTTTATTTTGCGTCGGTTGAAAACTGATAAATCAATTATTCAAGACTTGCCAGAAAAGCAAGAAATGACTGTATTTTGCGGTTTAACTTCTGAACAAGGGCAACTATATCAACAGTTGGTAGATGAATCTTTAGTGGAAATTGAATCAGCGGAAGGTTTACAGCGCAGAGGAATGATTTTAGCTTTATTGGTTAAACTCAAACAAATTTGTAATCACCCTGCACAATATTTGAAAGAATCAAGTTTAGCAAAACATCATTCTGCTAAATTACAACGTCTAGAAGAAATGTTAGAGGAAGTTTTGGCAGAAGAAAACCGCGCTTTAATTTTTACCCAATTTGCTGAGTGGGGTAAATTGCTTAAACCCTATTTAGAAAAGCAGCTAGGTCGGGAAATTTTCTTTTTATATGGTAGCACCACTAAAAAGCAACGCGAAGAAATGATTGACCGTTTTCAAAATGATCCCCAGGGACCACCTATTATGATTCTTTCCTTAAAAGCTGGTGGTGTAGGTTTGAATTTAACCAGGGCAAATCATGTCTTTCACTTTGATAGATGGTGGAACCCTGCTGTAGAAAATCAAGCCACAGATAGAGTATTTAGAATTGGGCAAACCAAGAACGTACAAGTACATAAATTTGTGTGTACTGGAACTTTGGAAGAGAAAATTCATGAGATGATTGAAAGTAAAAAGCAATTAGCAGAACAGGTTGTTGGTGCTGGTGAAGAATGGTTAACTGAATTAGATACAGACCAACTGCGTAATTTACTATTACTTGACCGTAATGCGATAATTGATGAGGATGAAGAATAA
- a CDS encoding DUF4351 domain-containing protein yields MTENIDHDRLFKELISTFFIEFIELFFPQVLEYIDHGSITFLDKEIFTDVTAGDKYETDLIAKVKFLGQSSYFVIHIEAESGARPKFNQRMFRYFARLDEKLDLPIYPIVIFSYDSPKTVAVNNYQINFPDFEVLKFNYQVVQLNQLNWRDFLIRSNPVASALMSKMNITPEDRPKVKAECLRLLVTLKLNPAKMQLISGFIDTYLRLNKIEEEKFKTEIGALITEEKEEIMQIVTSWMEKGIETGIETGIEREKNLILRQINKKFRQIDMELETKIRSLNIEIIEALAEAIFDLNTVEDLQNWLEDV; encoded by the coding sequence ATGACAGAAAACATAGATCATGACCGCTTATTTAAAGAATTAATATCAACCTTTTTCATAGAATTTATAGAATTATTTTTTCCTCAAGTTCTGGAATATATAGACCACGGATCAATTACATTCTTGGACAAAGAAATATTTACTGATGTCACCGCAGGAGACAAATATGAAACTGACCTAATAGCCAAAGTTAAATTTTTAGGTCAATCTTCTTATTTTGTGATTCATATTGAAGCTGAATCAGGTGCAAGACCTAAATTTAATCAAAGAATGTTTCGTTATTTTGCGAGATTAGATGAAAAATTGGACTTGCCAATATATCCGATAGTTATATTTTCCTACGACTCACCCAAAACTGTAGCCGTGAATAACTATCAAATCAACTTTCCTGATTTTGAAGTGCTAAAATTTAATTATCAAGTAGTGCAACTGAATCAACTGAACTGGCGAGATTTTTTAATTCGTTCAAATCCAGTTGCATCGGCTTTGATGTCAAAAATGAACATCACGCCAGAAGATAGGCCAAAAGTCAAAGCAGAATGTTTAAGGTTATTAGTTACCTTAAAATTAAATCCAGCCAAAATGCAATTGATATCAGGTTTTATTGACACATATTTGAGATTGAATAAAATAGAAGAAGAGAAATTTAAAACAGAAATAGGTGCATTAATAACAGAGGAAAAGGAGGAAATTATGCAAATTGTCACCAGTTGGATGGAAAAAGGGATTGAGACAGGAATTGAAACAGGAATTGAAAGAGAAAAAAATTTAATTCTCCGTCAAATCAATAAAAAATTTAGACAAATTGATATGGAATTAGAGACCAAGATTAGAAGTTTAAATATAGAAATTATTGAAGCTTTAGCAGAGGCGATTTTTGATTTAAATACTGTAGAAGATTTGCAAAATTGGTTAGAGGATGTTTGA
- a CDS encoding SWIM zinc finger family protein, with translation MTNDTLQASREWWSQRWLDLLDSYRFKKRLERARNYSRQGNVLSIDFKGAKVLARVQGSEAEPYKVSLSLDAFSDQEWGYVIETMSHKSIFAAKLLAGEMPQNIEEVFTSNGLSLFPFTLGDVHGKCSCPDKAVPCKHIGAVYYQLGDRFSEDPFVLFQLRGRTREQIISDLRHLRNTKNLEKADEKPLTREITEIQQTEPEHQYSLKLENFWQYHEPLESSLVVISPSVSETVLEVLGTIPLAKDEENLVISSAGDVTMNYLQTVYKDVSQKAFLAAMNVGG, from the coding sequence ATGACTAACGATACCCTGCAAGCAAGTAGAGAATGGTGGTCACAGCGGTGGCTAGATTTACTAGATTCCTATCGGTTTAAAAAGCGTCTGGAAAGGGCTAGAAATTATTCTAGACAAGGAAATGTTTTGAGTATTGATTTTAAAGGTGCAAAAGTTTTAGCGAGAGTACAAGGTAGTGAAGCAGAACCTTATAAAGTTTCTCTTTCCCTTGACGCTTTTAGTGATCAAGAGTGGGGTTATGTGATTGAAACCATGTCCCATAAGTCGATTTTTGCGGCTAAGTTACTAGCAGGAGAAATGCCACAAAATATCGAAGAAGTATTTACATCTAACGGACTTTCATTATTTCCTTTTACTCTTGGTGATGTTCACGGTAAATGCTCATGTCCTGATAAAGCAGTACCTTGTAAACATATTGGTGCTGTGTATTATCAATTAGGCGATCGCTTTAGTGAAGATCCATTTGTTTTATTTCAATTACGAGGACGCACCAGAGAACAAATTATTAGCGATTTACGCCATTTACGCAACACTAAAAATTTAGAAAAGGCTGATGAAAAACCTTTAACCAGGGAAATTACAGAAATTCAACAAACAGAACCTGAGCATCAATATTCATTAAAATTAGAGAATTTTTGGCAATATCATGAACCATTAGAATCGTCTTTAGTGGTAATTTCACCTAGTGTAAGTGAGACAGTATTAGAAGTTTTAGGGACAATTCCCTTAGCTAAAGATGAGGAAAATTTAGTCATTTCATCTGCGGGTGATGTCACCATGAATTATTTACAAACTGTTTACAAAGATGTGAGTCAAAAGGCTTTTTTAGCAGCCATGAATGTGGGGGGATGA
- a CDS encoding SPFH domain-containing protein yields the protein MEPIIAIVLALIGYALGSAKLINQGNEALVERLGKYHRKLKPGLNFIVPFIDQIVMEDTRREQVLDIKPQNVITKDNIYLEVDAVVYWRITEIEKSFYAIDDLQQALSNLTTTTLREIIAQNSLEETNMSRANMDRRILDQLNPITRDWGVEIIRLDIQRITPPESVRKSMEEERAAEIKKRALISEAEGERQAAIKKAEGTRTSMEIISEVLRSHPESKDLLRYLIAQDYVQASQKLGESNNAKIVFVDPANSTDMFQELIAESVNREEDVKTSGNGNGAN from the coding sequence ATGGAGCCAATCATTGCTATAGTTTTAGCACTTATAGGTTATGCCTTGGGATCGGCTAAACTGATTAATCAAGGTAATGAAGCCTTGGTTGAACGATTGGGTAAGTATCATCGGAAACTTAAACCTGGACTAAACTTTATAGTTCCCTTCATTGACCAAATTGTTATGGAGGATACAAGACGAGAGCAGGTTTTAGACATCAAACCTCAGAATGTAATCACTAAAGATAATATCTACCTGGAAGTTGATGCTGTTGTTTACTGGCGCATCACAGAGATTGAAAAAAGCTTTTATGCAATTGACGATCTGCAACAGGCACTCTCTAATTTAACTACAACTACGCTACGGGAAATTATTGCCCAGAACTCCTTAGAAGAGACTAATATGTCTAGAGCCAATATGGACAGGAGAATATTAGATCAGTTAAATCCAATTACAAGAGATTGGGGAGTTGAGATCATCCGGTTAGACATTCAGAGAATTACACCGCCAGAAAGTGTCAGGAAGTCAATGGAAGAAGAACGCGCTGCGGAAATTAAAAAACGAGCGTTGATTTCCGAAGCTGAAGGGGAGCGACAAGCGGCGATTAAAAAAGCTGAAGGAACTAGGACTTCGATGGAGATTATTTCTGAAGTCTTACGTTCCCATCCTGAAAGTAAGGATCTTTTGCGGTATCTTATTGCTCAAGATTATGTACAAGCCAGTCAAAAACTGGGAGAGAGCAACAACGCCAAAATTGTGTTTGTAGATCCAGCAAATTCTACAGATATGTTTCAAGAATTAATCGCTGAGTCAGTAAATAGAGAAGAAGATGTGAAAACTTCTGGTAATGGTAATGGTGCTAATTAA
- the folP gene encoding dihydropteroate synthase, protein MSNQLIIRERCFTWGQRTYLMGILNVTPDSFSDGGKFNTASAALAQAQAMVAAGADIIDIGGQSTRPGAEQITLTEELDRVLSVLQVIRPEIYVPISVDTTRADVAKAAVEAGADIVNDISGGTYDSEMLLTVAGLDVPIMLMHIRGTPQTMQQHTDYQDLMGDIYSFLSQQIAAATAAGIKHEKIIIDPGIGFAKNYEQNLEIFRRLQTLKVLNCPILVGASRKSFIGKILNQPDPKARVWGTAAACCAAIFNGADILRVHDVTEMRDVSLVADAIYR, encoded by the coding sequence ATGTCAAACCAATTAATTATTCGAGAACGCTGTTTCACCTGGGGACAGCGCACTTATTTGATGGGGATTTTAAATGTCACCCCTGACAGCTTTAGTGATGGTGGTAAATTTAACACAGCTTCAGCCGCCTTAGCTCAAGCGCAAGCAATGGTAGCTGCTGGTGCCGATATTATTGATATCGGTGGTCAATCCACTAGACCGGGAGCAGAGCAAATCACCCTCACAGAAGAACTTGACCGGGTGCTGTCGGTTTTGCAAGTAATCCGACCAGAAATTTACGTCCCTATTTCTGTAGATACAACTAGAGCCGATGTAGCTAAGGCTGCTGTAGAAGCTGGTGCTGATATCGTCAATGATATTTCTGGAGGTACTTATGACTCAGAAATGTTGTTAACTGTGGCTGGTTTGGATGTGCCAATTATGTTAATGCACATCCGGGGAACGCCCCAAACTATGCAACAACACACAGATTATCAAGATTTGATGGGTGATATTTATAGTTTTTTATCCCAGCAAATAGCTGCTGCAACTGCTGCGGGTATTAAACATGAGAAAATTATTATTGATCCTGGTATTGGCTTTGCTAAAAACTATGAGCAAAATTTAGAAATTTTTCGCCGGTTGCAAACATTAAAAGTGCTTAACTGTCCCATACTCGTGGGAGCATCCCGTAAAAGTTTTATAGGTAAAATTTTAAACCAGCCAGATCCAAAAGCCAGAGTTTGGGGAACAGCAGCGGCTTGTTGTGCTGCAATTTTTAATGGTGCTGATATCCTCCGCGTTCACGATGTTACCGAAATGCGTGATGTCTCCCTGGTTGCTGATGCTATTTATAGATAG
- the tpiA gene encoding triose-phosphate isomerase: MRKIVIAGNWKMFKTRSESEEFLRGFLPHLEETPSEREVVLCPPFTDLSVMSKYLHGSLIQLGAQNVHWEENGAYTGEIAASMLTEIGVRYVIVGHSERRQYFGETDATVNLRLKAAQKHGLIPILCVGETKQQRDAGETEKLIISQLEKDLVEVDQNNLVIAYEPIWAIGTGDTCEATEANRVIGLIRSQLTNPNVSIQYGGSVKPNNIDEIMAQPEIDGALVGGASLEADSFARIVNFQ, encoded by the coding sequence GTGCGAAAAATCGTTATTGCCGGTAACTGGAAAATGTTCAAAACCCGGTCAGAGTCCGAAGAATTTTTACGCGGATTTCTGCCCCACCTGGAGGAAACCCCCTCAGAACGAGAGGTAGTATTGTGTCCTCCCTTCACTGACTTAAGCGTCATGTCCAAATATTTGCACGGTAGCCTTATCCAACTGGGCGCACAAAACGTCCATTGGGAAGAAAATGGAGCCTACACGGGTGAAATTGCTGCTTCCATGCTCACAGAAATTGGTGTGCGTTATGTCATCGTTGGTCATAGCGAAAGACGGCAATATTTTGGCGAAACAGACGCAACCGTTAACCTACGCCTCAAAGCAGCCCAAAAGCATGGACTAATCCCCATTCTCTGTGTTGGTGAAACCAAACAACAACGAGACGCAGGGGAAACCGAAAAACTGATTATCTCCCAGTTAGAAAAAGACTTAGTGGAAGTTGATCAAAATAATTTGGTCATCGCTTATGAACCAATTTGGGCGATTGGTACTGGTGATACCTGTGAAGCCACAGAAGCAAATCGTGTAATTGGTTTAATTCGCTCTCAATTGACTAATCCTAATGTATCGATTCAATATGGCGGTTCAGTTAAGCCGAATAATATTGATGAAATCATGGCTCAACCAGAAATTGACGGCGCTCTCGTTGGAGGTGCTAGTCTAGAAGCTGATAGTTTTGCCAGGATTGTTAATTTTCAGTAA
- a CDS encoding S-layer homology domain-containing protein, giving the protein MFNGSIFSDIQNHWAKASILAAAGRNILKGYPDGTFRPDAPVTRAEFAAIIYTALPKQSSSRPGITFIDVPANHWAAEAIASAYQTNYLSGYPNRSFKPNQPIPRVQALTALVSGLNYGVTVDPLNTLKKYYPDFGQIPSYAMRAIAAATEKGIVVNYPDIRRLRPNTNATRGEIAAFICRVLEIPSVPYNYIPGIELFILPPQFDAADPFVEELARVQKNNKWGYIDKTGKFVIPPQFDEADSFSQGLALVRDNTK; this is encoded by the coding sequence ATGTTCAACGGGTCTATTTTTTCTGATATTCAAAACCATTGGGCAAAAGCATCTATTCTTGCTGCGGCTGGGCGAAATATCTTAAAAGGTTATCCAGACGGTACTTTTCGCCCTGATGCACCTGTGACTCGTGCTGAATTTGCGGCAATTATTTATACAGCTTTACCGAAACAGTCATCATCTCGTCCTGGCATTACTTTTATAGATGTACCAGCTAATCACTGGGCGGCTGAGGCGATCGCCTCAGCATATCAAACAAATTATCTGTCTGGGTATCCCAATCGTTCTTTCAAACCCAATCAACCAATCCCGCGTGTTCAAGCTTTAACGGCTTTGGTTTCAGGGTTAAATTATGGGGTGACAGTAGACCCGCTTAATACTTTGAAAAAATATTATCCTGATTTTGGGCAAATTCCCAGTTATGCGATGCGGGCGATCGCCGCCGCAACTGAAAAGGGTATAGTTGTTAACTACCCGGATATCCGACGCTTACGGCCTAATACAAACGCCACTAGAGGCGAAATAGCAGCTTTTATTTGTCGAGTTCTGGAAATTCCTAGTGTCCCTTACAACTACATTCCTGGTATAGAATTATTTATACTTCCTCCACAATTTGATGCAGCTGATCCTTTTGTAGAAGAATTGGCACGAGTACAAAAAAATAATAAATGGGGCTATATCGACAAAACTGGAAAATTTGTAATTCCCCCACAATTTGATGAAGCTGATTCTTTTTCACAAGGATTAGCATTAGTTAGAGACAATACAAAGTAA